One window of the Mycobacterium xenopi genome contains the following:
- a CDS encoding HNH endonuclease signature motif containing protein: MLSRRDVTVAVLDRLESAVDELAALRFDALTTPERLLVLERLERVARRLPVAGHALINGVRQQATPVELGGKLSHALADRLRITRSEATRRIREAEDLGERQALTGEPLPPRLVATAAGQRAGKLGAGHVAVIRRFFEQLPCWIDATTRERAEAKLARLGEQFRPDQLAKLADKLADCLNPDGQFSDEDRARRRGLTLGKQDIDGMSPIRGWLTPAMRATVEAVLAKLAAPGMANPYDEKPVVDGTPSEDAVRHDTRSAAQRNHDGLHAGLRALLASGALGLHNGLPATIIVSTTLAELEAGAGKGLTGGGTLLPMTDVIRLARHANHYLAIFDKGRALALYHTKRLASPGQRIVLYAKDRGCSHPGCDVAGYYCEVHHVTEYAKSRVTDVNDLTLGCGGHHPIVKPVGWQTRKRKDGETEWIPPPHLDRGQPRTNLFHHPEKLLREGDDEDDDP, encoded by the coding sequence ATGCTTTCGAGGCGCGACGTGACCGTCGCGGTGCTGGACCGGCTGGAATCCGCAGTCGACGAGCTGGCCGCGTTGCGGTTCGACGCGCTGACCACACCGGAGCGGTTGCTGGTGTTGGAGCGGCTGGAAAGGGTGGCTCGCCGGCTGCCGGTGGCCGGTCACGCCTTGATCAACGGGGTACGGCAGCAGGCGACGCCCGTCGAGCTGGGCGGAAAGCTGTCGCACGCGTTGGCCGACCGGCTGCGCATCACCCGCAGCGAGGCCACCCGCCGCATCCGCGAAGCCGAGGACCTCGGCGAACGGCAGGCTTTGACTGGTGAACCGCTGCCACCGCGGCTGGTTGCCACCGCGGCCGGGCAGCGGGCCGGGAAGCTCGGCGCTGGCCACGTCGCGGTCATCCGGCGGTTCTTCGAGCAGCTGCCATGTTGGATCGACGCGACCACGCGCGAGCGAGCTGAAGCCAAGCTGGCCCGGTTGGGCGAGCAGTTTCGTCCTGATCAGCTGGCCAAGCTGGCCGATAAGCTTGCCGACTGCCTCAACCCCGACGGGCAGTTCAGTGACGAGGACCGCGCCCGGCGCCGTGGCCTGACCTTGGGCAAGCAAGACATCGACGGCATGAGCCCGATTCGCGGCTGGCTCACCCCGGCGATGCGCGCCACGGTGGAGGCGGTGTTGGCCAAACTGGCCGCGCCGGGCATGGCCAACCCCTATGACGAAAAACCCGTCGTGGACGGCACCCCCAGCGAAGACGCCGTGCGGCACGACACGCGCAGCGCCGCGCAGCGTAACCACGATGGGCTGCACGCCGGGCTGCGCGCGCTGCTGGCCAGCGGCGCGCTGGGTCTGCACAACGGGCTGCCCGCCACCATCATCGTGTCCACGACGCTGGCCGAGTTAGAGGCCGGCGCGGGCAAGGGGCTCACCGGTGGCGGCACGCTGCTGCCGATGACAGACGTGATCCGTCTGGCCCGCCACGCCAACCACTATCTGGCAATTTTCGACAAGGGTCGTGCCCTGGCGCTCTATCACACCAAACGCCTGGCCTCGCCCGGCCAGCGAATCGTGTTGTACGCCAAGGATCGCGGGTGTTCGCATCCTGGTTGCGATGTGGCCGGCTACTACTGCGAGGTTCATCATGTGACCGAATACGCCAAGTCGCGCGTCACCGACGTCAACGACCTGACATTGGGTTGCGGCGGGCATCACCCGATCGTCAAACCCGTTGGCTGGCAAACCCGCAAACGCAAAGACGGCGAGACCGAATGGATTCCACCACCGCACCTCGACCGGGGTCAACCGCGGACCAACCTGTTCCACCACCCCGAGAAACTGCTGCGAGAGGGGGACGACGAAGACGACGATCCCTAG
- the mddA gene encoding methanethiol S-methyltransferase yields the protein MTKVNRTLAISYGVVSYLMFIVSFLYAIGFVGGIVVPRTVDHAVTAPVGQAVVVNSLLLGLFAVQHSVMARPAFKRWWTRFVPPPVERSTYVLLASLALLLLYWQWRSMPAQIWDVRSPAARSAVWAVFWVGWLIVFASTFMVSHFDLFGLRQVYLAWRGEPYTDIGFRSPLLYRVVRHPLMLGFIIALWAIPTMTAGHLFFAAASTVYILIAVQFEERDLVAALGAQYRDYRRRVPMLLPLPRPRHKQPRAGQAQPEMR from the coding sequence ATGACGAAGGTCAATCGCACATTGGCGATCAGCTATGGGGTGGTTAGCTACCTGATGTTCATTGTGTCCTTCCTGTATGCCATTGGGTTCGTTGGTGGCATCGTCGTCCCGCGCACTGTTGACCACGCCGTGACGGCTCCCGTCGGCCAGGCAGTGGTGGTGAACTCGCTGCTGCTGGGCCTGTTCGCCGTCCAGCACAGCGTGATGGCCCGGCCGGCGTTCAAACGGTGGTGGACGCGGTTCGTGCCGCCGCCGGTGGAGCGAAGCACTTACGTGCTGCTGGCGAGTCTGGCGCTGCTATTGCTGTATTGGCAGTGGCGCTCGATGCCCGCCCAGATTTGGGACGTGCGGTCGCCCGCCGCCCGGTCTGCGGTGTGGGCGGTGTTTTGGGTCGGTTGGCTGATCGTGTTTGCGTCAACGTTCATGGTCAGTCACTTCGACCTCTTCGGCCTGCGGCAGGTGTATCTGGCGTGGCGTGGTGAACCGTACACCGACATCGGTTTTCGCTCACCGCTGCTGTATCGGGTGGTGCGCCACCCGCTGATGCTCGGCTTCATCATCGCCCTTTGGGCGATCCCGACGATGACGGCCGGGCACTTATTTTTCGCGGCGGCCAGTACCGTGTACATCCTGATCGCCGTGCAATTCGAGGAACGCGATCTGGTTGCGGCGCTGGGCGCACAATACCGCGACTATCGCCGTCGCGTGCCGATGCTGCTACCGCTGCCGCGACCGCGGCACAAGCAGCCCCGGGCTGGCCAGGCGCAGCCCGAAATGCGCTGA
- a CDS encoding DoxX family protein: MTTRNLEARLNPYSPVAVALFRVVFGLLFLCHGLSKLIGWPVGPTVPVGEWPFYYAGWIETVTAGLIIVGLLTRLAAFVACGEMAYAYFSQHFPHGFWPIVNQGELAVLYCFGFLLLVFVGAGAYALDTRRRTGRR, from the coding sequence ATGACGACGCGCAACCTCGAGGCCAGGCTCAACCCGTACTCGCCGGTGGCCGTGGCGCTGTTCCGGGTGGTGTTCGGGCTGCTGTTTTTATGCCACGGCCTGTCGAAGCTGATCGGCTGGCCGGTGGGGCCCACCGTCCCGGTCGGCGAGTGGCCGTTCTACTACGCGGGCTGGATCGAAACCGTCACCGCCGGGCTGATCATCGTCGGCCTGTTGACCCGGCTCGCTGCCTTCGTGGCGTGCGGGGAGATGGCGTACGCGTACTTCAGCCAGCACTTCCCGCATGGGTTCTGGCCGATCGTCAACCAGGGTGAGCTAGCGGTGCTGTACTGCTTCGGATTTCTGCTGCTGGTGTTCGTCGGCGCGGGAGCCTACGCGCTGGACACCCGCCGCCGCACCGGCCGCCGATGA
- a CDS encoding TetR/AcrR family transcriptional regulator, which yields MASARASAAARSPRGVREIRRLETRARLFDAALAEIARRGVGEADVSAIAAAAGVVRGTFYFHFPTKEHVLIELERNEETRIIGELRDATGDLRSILLRLVHHVLDAERRLGSVVFRDMLGLHFSATHPADDKLAQHPVGEFLVTVISRAQEAGQVSSDADAEELAMFFLTGLFALLATGAHDFALLSRYVTTIVDGMEKR from the coding sequence ATGGCGTCAGCACGCGCATCGGCGGCGGCTAGATCCCCGCGGGGCGTCCGCGAAATTCGACGGCTCGAAACCCGGGCACGCCTTTTTGACGCCGCGTTGGCCGAGATAGCCCGGCGCGGAGTCGGCGAAGCTGATGTCAGTGCCATCGCCGCGGCAGCGGGCGTGGTGAGAGGCACGTTCTATTTCCACTTCCCGACGAAAGAACACGTCCTCATCGAGCTCGAGCGCAACGAGGAGACCCGCATCATCGGTGAACTTCGCGACGCTACGGGCGATCTGCGGTCAATCCTGTTACGGCTTGTGCATCACGTGCTCGACGCCGAACGCCGGTTAGGGTCGGTCGTTTTCCGGGACATGCTGGGGTTGCATTTCTCGGCGACGCATCCGGCCGACGACAAGTTGGCGCAACACCCCGTGGGGGAGTTTCTCGTAACCGTGATCAGCCGGGCACAAGAGGCCGGGCAGGTCTCTTCGGACGCTGACGCTGAGGAACTCGCGATGTTCTTCCTGACTGGACTGTTCGCGCTCTTGGCCACGGGAGCACACGATTTCGCGCTGTTAAGTCGTTATGTGACAACGATTGTCGACGGAATGGAGAAACGATGA
- the glnA gene encoding type I glutamate--ammonia ligase — protein MSEKTADDIIKLIKDEKIEFVDVRFCDVPGIMQHFTIPASACDHSVFTDGLAFDGSSIRGFQSIHESDMYLLPDPDTAIIDPFREAKTLNLNFFVHDPFTREPYSRDPRNVARKAENYLISTGIADTAYFGPEAEFYIFDSVSFDSRINGSFYEVDAISGWWNTGVATEADGSPNRGYKVRPKGGYFPVAPNDQYVDLRDKMLTNLINAGFTLEKGHHEVGSGGQAEINYKFNTLLHAADQLQLYKYIIKNTAWQNGKTVTFMPKPLFGDNGSGMHVHQSLWKEGEPLFYDEVGYAGLSDTARHYIGGILHHAPSLLAFTNPTVNSYKRLVPGFEAPINLVYSQRNRSACVRIPITGTNPKAKRLEFRCPDSSGNPYLAFSAMLMAGLDGIKKKIEPQAPVDKDLYELPPEEAANIPQAPTSLAAVIDRLEADHEYLTEGGVFTSDLIETWITYKRENEIEPVNVRPHPYEFALYFDV, from the coding sequence GTGTCGGAAAAGACGGCCGACGACATCATCAAGCTCATCAAGGACGAGAAGATCGAGTTCGTCGACGTCCGGTTCTGCGACGTGCCCGGGATCATGCAGCACTTCACGATCCCGGCTTCGGCGTGCGACCACAGCGTTTTCACCGACGGGCTGGCCTTCGACGGTTCGTCGATCCGCGGGTTCCAGTCGATCCACGAGTCGGACATGTACCTGCTGCCTGACCCCGACACCGCGATCATCGACCCGTTCCGCGAGGCCAAGACGCTCAACCTGAACTTCTTCGTGCACGACCCTTTCACTCGTGAGCCCTACTCGCGCGACCCCCGCAATGTGGCCCGCAAAGCGGAGAACTATCTGATCAGCACCGGCATCGCCGACACCGCCTACTTCGGCCCGGAAGCCGAGTTCTACATCTTCGACTCGGTGTCCTTCGATTCGCGGATCAACGGTTCCTTCTACGAGGTCGACGCCATCTCCGGCTGGTGGAACACCGGTGTGGCCACCGAAGCCGACGGCAGCCCCAACCGCGGCTACAAGGTCCGGCCCAAGGGCGGGTACTTCCCGGTGGCGCCAAACGACCAGTACGTCGATTTGCGCGACAAGATGCTGACCAACCTGATCAACGCCGGGTTCACGTTGGAAAAGGGCCACCACGAAGTGGGCAGCGGCGGTCAGGCCGAGATCAACTACAAATTCAACACGCTGCTGCACGCGGCCGACCAGCTGCAGCTGTACAAGTACATCATCAAGAACACCGCGTGGCAGAACGGCAAGACCGTCACCTTCATGCCCAAACCACTGTTCGGCGACAACGGATCCGGCATGCACGTCCACCAGTCGTTGTGGAAGGAAGGCGAACCGCTGTTCTACGACGAGGTGGGCTACGCCGGGCTATCCGACACCGCCCGCCACTACATCGGCGGCATTCTGCACCATGCGCCTTCGCTGCTGGCGTTCACCAACCCGACCGTCAACTCCTACAAGCGGCTGGTGCCCGGCTTCGAGGCCCCGATCAACCTGGTGTACAGCCAGCGCAACCGCTCGGCGTGTGTGCGGATCCCGATCACCGGCACCAACCCCAAGGCCAAGCGGCTGGAGTTCCGTTGTCCGGACTCGTCGGGCAACCCGTACTTGGCGTTTTCGGCGATGCTGATGGCCGGCCTGGACGGAATCAAGAAGAAGATCGAGCCGCAGGCACCGGTCGACAAGGACCTCTACGAGCTCCCGCCGGAAGAGGCCGCGAACATTCCGCAAGCGCCGACGTCGCTGGCCGCGGTGATCGACCGGCTTGAGGCCGACCACGAATACCTCACCGAGGGCGGCGTTTTCACGTCCGACCTGATCGAGACGTGGATCACCTACAAACGCGAAAACGAGATCGAGCCGGTCAACGTCCGGCCGCACCCCTACGAATTCGCGCTGTACTTCGACGTGTAA
- a CDS encoding RDD family protein, with translation MARSISSWLSGPVNADGRRPRYPGQSLGLPEGGPGSLARMGRRLAALLVDWLIAYGLAALAMTLGWVTLSSLSTAVLLIWFVIGAAAVRLFGFTPGQLALGLAVVALDGRSHVGLGRAVVRGMLIALVVPPLFTDADGRGLQDRVTGTAVVRR, from the coding sequence ATGGCCCGCAGCATCTCGTCGTGGCTGTCCGGTCCGGTGAACGCCGACGGCCGGCGGCCGCGCTATCCCGGTCAGTCGCTGGGCTTGCCCGAAGGCGGCCCGGGTTCGCTGGCCCGCATGGGCCGGCGGTTGGCGGCGTTGCTGGTCGATTGGCTGATCGCTTACGGCCTGGCGGCACTGGCGATGACGCTGGGCTGGGTCACCTTGTCGTCGCTGTCGACCGCGGTGTTGCTGATTTGGTTCGTGATAGGCGCGGCGGCGGTGCGACTCTTCGGTTTCACACCGGGGCAGCTCGCGCTGGGGCTGGCGGTGGTGGCTCTCGACGGGCGCTCCCATGTCGGGCTGGGCCGCGCCGTGGTGCGTGGCATGCTGATCGCGCTGGTGGTGCCCCCGTTGTTCACCGACGCCGACGGCCGCGGGCTGCAGGACCGGGTGACGGGCACCGCGGTGGTGCGGCGGTAA
- a CDS encoding DUF4191 domain-containing protein yields MAKSRNSAASKAARAEAKAARKAAARERRRQLWQAFTIQRKEDKRLLPYMISAFVLIVGASVAAGVAAGGFSTLMMSVLGVVLGALVAFIIFGRRAQRSVYRKAEGQTGAAAWVLENLRGKWRVTPGVAATGHFDAVHRVIGRPGVILVGEGSPARVKPLLAQEKKRTARLVGDVPIYDIVVGNGDGEVPLARLERHLARLPANITGKQLDSLESRLSALGSRAGAAAMPKGPMPTAGKLRGVQRTVRRR; encoded by the coding sequence ATGGCAAAATCCCGCAATTCCGCGGCGAGCAAGGCCGCCAGGGCCGAAGCCAAGGCCGCCCGCAAGGCCGCCGCCAGGGAGCGCCGGCGTCAGCTATGGCAGGCGTTCACCATCCAGCGCAAGGAAGACAAGCGGCTGCTGCCCTACATGATCAGCGCGTTCGTGCTGATCGTCGGCGCGTCGGTGGCGGCCGGAGTGGCGGCCGGCGGGTTCAGCACGCTGATGATGAGCGTGCTCGGCGTGGTGCTGGGCGCGCTGGTGGCGTTCATCATCTTCGGGCGGCGCGCCCAGCGGTCGGTGTACCGCAAGGCGGAAGGCCAAACCGGTGCCGCGGCGTGGGTGTTGGAAAACCTGCGCGGCAAGTGGCGCGTGACCCCGGGCGTGGCCGCCACCGGTCACTTCGACGCGGTACACCGGGTGATCGGCCGCCCCGGCGTCATCCTGGTCGGCGAAGGTTCACCGGCCCGCGTCAAGCCGCTGCTGGCCCAGGAGAAAAAGCGCACCGCGCGACTCGTGGGTGACGTGCCGATCTACGACATCGTCGTCGGCAACGGCGACGGCGAGGTCCCGCTGGCCCGGCTGGAGCGTCATCTCGCCCGGCTGCCGGCGAATATCACCGGGAAACAACTGGACTCGTTGGAGTCGCGGCTTAGCGCTCTCGGGTCGCGAGCCGGCGCGGCAGCCATGCCGAAGGGGCCGATGCCGACCGCCGGCAAGCTGCGTGGCGTCCAGCGCACCGTGCGCCGCCGATAG
- the lipA gene encoding lipoyl synthase gives MTVAPEGRKLLRLEVRNARTPIERKPPWIKTRARMGPAYAELKGLVRREGLHTVCEEAGCPNIYECWEDREATFLIGGEVCTRRCDFCQIDTGKPAPLDRDEPRRVAESVQAMGLRYSTVTGVARDDLPDGGAWLYAETVRAIKRLNPSTGVELLIPDFSGEPARLEQVFAARPEVLAHNVETVPRIFKRIRPAFTYQRSLDVLTAARDFGLVTKSNLILGLGETPEEVRTALADLRGAGCDIVTITQYLRPSVRHHPVQRWVRPEEFAEYSHHAEQLGFAGVLAGPLVRSSYRAGRLYQQAIARRRTAAPR, from the coding sequence GTGACCGTTGCGCCCGAAGGCAGAAAACTACTGCGCCTGGAGGTACGCAACGCGCGGACCCCGATCGAACGCAAGCCGCCGTGGATCAAGACCCGGGCCCGGATGGGACCGGCCTACGCCGAACTGAAGGGCCTGGTTCGGCGTGAAGGCCTGCACACCGTGTGCGAGGAGGCCGGCTGCCCCAACATCTACGAATGCTGGGAAGACCGCGAGGCCACCTTTTTGATCGGCGGCGAGGTGTGCACTCGTCGCTGTGACTTCTGCCAGATCGACACCGGCAAGCCCGCGCCGCTCGACCGCGACGAGCCGCGACGGGTCGCTGAGAGTGTGCAGGCGATGGGTCTGCGCTATTCCACCGTCACCGGTGTGGCACGCGACGATCTGCCCGATGGCGGGGCGTGGCTCTACGCCGAGACGGTGCGCGCGATCAAGCGGCTCAACCCCTCCACCGGTGTCGAGCTGCTGATCCCCGATTTCAGCGGCGAACCGGCCCGGCTTGAGCAGGTTTTCGCTGCTCGCCCAGAAGTGTTGGCGCACAACGTCGAAACCGTGCCGCGTATCTTCAAACGGATTCGCCCGGCGTTTACCTATCAGCGCAGCCTCGACGTGCTCACCGCTGCCCGCGACTTCGGCTTGGTCACCAAGAGCAACCTCATCCTGGGCCTGGGCGAGACACCCGAGGAGGTGCGCACCGCCCTGGCCGATCTGCGTGGGGCGGGTTGCGACATCGTCACCATCACCCAATATCTGCGCCCGTCGGTGCGCCACCACCCGGTGCAGCGCTGGGTTAGGCCTGAGGAGTTCGCCGAGTACTCGCACCATGCCGAACAGCTGGGGTTCGCCGGCGTGCTGGCGGGGCCGCTGGTGCGCTCGTCGTATCGGGCCGGCCGCCTCTACCAGCAGGCCATCGCGCGGCGACGGACCGCAGCGCCGCGCTGA
- the sucB gene encoding 2-oxoglutarate dehydrogenase, E2 component, dihydrolipoamide succinyltransferase, translating to MAFSVQMPALGESVTEGTVTRWLKQEGDTVEVDEPLLEVSTDKVDTEIPSPAAGVLTKIIAHEDETVEVGGELAIIGDTAEADGGQPSAEAPPSAEASTEPETAAKPEPAPPTATAPAGDGGQGATTPVLMPELGESVTEGTVTRWLKKVGDSVQVDEPLVEVSTDKVDTEIPSPVAGTLVSITAEEDTTVPVGGELAKIGTAAAPPAEPQAPPSPQPEPAVQPTPPTTAQPAPTLRAQPSPEPQPTAEPAATPARAATPYVTPLVRKLAADNNIDLTQVKGTGVGGRIRKQDVLAAVQQREEAKKAPAAAAAAPAAARPAAAPSPAPALAHLRGTTQKASRIRQITAAKTRESLLATAQLTQTHEVDMTKIVALRARAKAAFAEREGVNLTYLPFIARAVIDALKIHPNINASYNEETKEITYYDAEHLGFAVDTEQGLLSPVIHNAGDLSLAGLARAIADIAARARSGDLKPDELSGGTFTITNIGSQGALHDTPILVPPQAAMLGTGAIVKRPRVVVDENGNESIGIRSICYLPLTYDHRLIDGADAGRFLTTVKHRLEEAAFEADLGL from the coding sequence ATGGCCTTCTCCGTCCAGATGCCGGCACTCGGTGAGAGCGTCACCGAGGGGACGGTCACCCGCTGGCTCAAGCAGGAAGGCGACACGGTCGAAGTCGACGAGCCTCTGTTGGAGGTTTCCACCGACAAGGTCGACACCGAGATCCCGTCACCGGCCGCCGGTGTGCTGACCAAGATCATTGCCCACGAGGACGAGACGGTCGAAGTAGGCGGGGAACTGGCAATCATCGGTGACACCGCCGAAGCAGACGGCGGGCAGCCCTCGGCTGAGGCGCCGCCGTCGGCCGAGGCGTCGACCGAGCCGGAAACAGCGGCCAAGCCCGAACCCGCGCCGCCGACCGCCACGGCCCCCGCCGGCGACGGCGGCCAAGGCGCTACCACGCCGGTGTTGATGCCCGAGCTCGGCGAGTCGGTGACCGAAGGAACCGTGACCCGCTGGCTGAAGAAGGTCGGCGATTCGGTGCAGGTCGACGAGCCGCTGGTGGAGGTGTCCACCGACAAGGTCGACACCGAAATCCCGTCGCCGGTGGCCGGCACACTGGTCAGTATCACCGCCGAGGAGGACACCACGGTCCCGGTCGGTGGCGAGCTGGCCAAGATCGGCACCGCCGCCGCGCCCCCGGCTGAGCCCCAAGCCCCGCCGTCCCCGCAGCCCGAACCGGCTGTGCAGCCCACACCGCCGACCACGGCGCAGCCGGCGCCGACCCTGCGGGCCCAGCCCTCACCCGAGCCTCAGCCCACCGCCGAGCCGGCAGCGACGCCCGCGAGGGCCGCAACACCGTATGTCACGCCGCTGGTGCGAAAACTCGCCGCCGACAACAACATCGACCTGACCCAGGTGAAGGGCACCGGGGTGGGTGGGCGTATCCGCAAGCAGGACGTGCTTGCCGCGGTCCAACAGCGGGAAGAGGCGAAGAAGGCGCCAGCAGCCGCCGCGGCCGCACCCGCCGCGGCGCGACCCGCCGCTGCGCCCAGCCCGGCACCCGCGCTGGCACATCTACGCGGCACCACCCAAAAAGCCAGCCGCATCCGCCAGATCACCGCCGCCAAAACCCGCGAATCCCTGCTCGCCACAGCGCAACTCACGCAGACCCACGAGGTTGACATGACCAAGATCGTGGCGCTGCGGGCGCGGGCCAAGGCCGCTTTCGCCGAGCGCGAAGGCGTCAACCTGACCTACCTGCCGTTCATCGCGCGGGCAGTGATCGACGCGCTCAAGATTCACCCCAACATCAACGCCAGCTACAACGAGGAGACCAAGGAGATCACCTACTACGACGCCGAGCACCTCGGGTTCGCCGTCGACACCGAGCAAGGACTGTTGTCGCCGGTGATCCACAACGCCGGCGATCTGTCCCTGGCCGGGTTGGCACGCGCGATCGCCGACATTGCCGCGCGGGCCCGCTCGGGTGATCTCAAGCCCGATGAGCTGTCCGGGGGCACGTTCACGATCACCAACATCGGCAGCCAGGGCGCGCTTCACGACACGCCGATCCTGGTCCCGCCTCAGGCCGCCATGCTCGGCACCGGCGCAATCGTCAAACGGCCGCGGGTGGTCGTCGACGAAAACGGCAACGAGTCGATCGGGATCCGCTCCATCTGCTATCTGCCGCTGACCTACGACCACCGGCTGATCGACGGCGCCGACGCAGGACGATTCTTGACCACGGTCAAGCATCGGCTCGAAGAAGCCGCGTTCGAGGCCGACCTAGGGCTCTAG
- a CDS encoding SDR family oxidoreductase: MPAMQQPAQRFVDSADGIRIAVYEEGNRDGPTVVLVHGWPDSHVLWDGVVPLLADRFRVIRYDNRGVGASAAPKPASAYTMARFADDFAAVIDACSPDRPVHALAHDWGSVGVWEYLRRPDARDRVASFTSLSGPSQHHLVDYIFSGLRRPYHPRAFVRALSQALRLSYMAVFSIPLLAPLIVRLALSSKAIRRRLVEGIPGEQVHHSPSLARDAAYSVKTYRANYFRSFAGARRDHYVAVPVQLIVNTEDPYVRPYGYDATARWVPRLWRRDIKAGHWSPMSHPQVLASAVHELVDYLDGKPPSRALLRAEVRRSRKCFGDMLVAVTGAGSGIGRATALAFAREGAEVVVSDIDETAAKDTAAQIAAQGGVAHPYSLDVADAEAVEAFAEQLCAEHGVPDIVVNNAGIGQAGRFLDTPPEQFDRVLDVNFGGVVNGCRAFAPRLVARGTGGHIVNVASMAAWAPLQSLSAYCTSKAAVYMFSDCLRAELDAAGVGLTTICPGLIDTNIVHTTRFDAPSRAAEQIEGRRNQLERLFSLRHYGPDKVADAIVSAVKKRKAIRPVTPEAYLLYGLSRITPQVLRSTARGRLL, from the coding sequence ATGCCGGCAATGCAACAACCAGCGCAGCGCTTCGTCGACAGCGCCGACGGTATCCGCATCGCCGTCTACGAGGAAGGCAACCGCGACGGGCCGACCGTGGTGCTGGTCCACGGCTGGCCCGACTCCCATGTGCTGTGGGACGGAGTCGTTCCGCTGCTTGCCGACCGATTCCGAGTGATCCGCTACGACAACCGCGGCGTCGGCGCGTCGGCGGCACCCAAACCCGCCTCGGCTTACACGATGGCGCGTTTCGCCGACGACTTCGCCGCGGTGATCGACGCCTGCAGCCCCGACAGGCCGGTGCACGCGCTGGCCCACGACTGGGGATCGGTCGGGGTCTGGGAGTACCTGCGCCGCCCCGACGCCCGCGACCGGGTCGCCTCGTTCACTTCGCTGTCCGGCCCCAGCCAGCACCACCTCGTCGACTACATCTTCAGCGGTCTGCGCCGCCCGTACCACCCGCGAGCCTTCGTCAGAGCGCTCAGCCAGGCATTGCGGCTGAGCTACATGGCGGTCTTCTCGATACCGCTATTGGCACCGCTTATTGTTCGACTGGCCTTGTCCAGCAAGGCAATTCGACGCCGACTGGTCGAGGGTATTCCCGGCGAGCAGGTCCACCACTCGCCAAGTCTTGCCCGGGATGCGGCATATTCGGTAAAGACCTACCGCGCCAACTACTTTCGGTCGTTCGCCGGTGCGCGGCGAGACCACTACGTCGCCGTGCCGGTTCAACTCATCGTCAACACCGAAGACCCGTACGTGCGGCCTTACGGGTACGACGCCACCGCCCGTTGGGTCCCGCGGCTGTGGCGGCGCGACATCAAGGCGGGCCACTGGTCACCGATGTCGCACCCGCAGGTGCTGGCGAGCGCGGTGCATGAGCTCGTCGACTATCTCGACGGCAAACCGCCCAGCCGTGCGCTGCTGCGCGCTGAGGTCCGGCGCAGCCGAAAGTGCTTCGGCGACATGCTGGTAGCCGTGACCGGGGCAGGCAGCGGCATCGGCCGCGCAACCGCGCTAGCGTTCGCGCGCGAGGGTGCCGAGGTCGTGGTCAGCGACATCGACGAGACGGCGGCCAAGGACACCGCCGCGCAAATCGCCGCCCAAGGCGGCGTCGCGCACCCGTATTCCCTTGACGTCGCCGACGCCGAGGCCGTCGAGGCGTTCGCCGAACAGCTCTGCGCCGAGCACGGCGTGCCCGACATCGTCGTCAACAACGCCGGCATCGGCCAGGCCGGTCGCTTCCTGGACACCCCGCCCGAGCAGTTCGACCGGGTGCTCGACGTCAATTTCGGTGGCGTGGTCAACGGGTGCCGCGCGTTCGCCCCGCGGCTGGTCGCGCGCGGCACCGGCGGACACATCGTCAATGTCGCCTCGATGGCCGCGTGGGCGCCCCTACAGTCGCTGAGCGCCTACTGCACGTCCAAGGCCGCGGTGTACATGTTCTCCGATTGCCTGCGCGCCGAACTCGACGCGGCGGGGGTGGGGCTGACCACGATCTGCCCGGGTCTCATCGACACCAACATCGTGCACACCACCCGATTCGACGCGCCCTCGCGGGCGGCCGAGCAGATCGAAGGCCGTCGAAACCAGCTGGAAAGGTTGTTTTCGCTGCGGCATTACGGGCCGGACAAGGTGGCCGACGCGATTGTGTCCGCGGTCAAGAAGCGCAAGGCGATCCGCCCGGTCACCCCGGAGGCGTACCTGCTCTACGGCCTGTCCCGGATAACGCCGCAGGTGCTGCGCAGCACCGCGCGCGGTCGTCTGCTGTAG